From Danio rerio strain Tuebingen ecotype United States chromosome 7, GRCz12tu, whole genome shotgun sequence, the proteins below share one genomic window:
- the LOC110439907 gene encoding C-type mannose receptor 2-like — protein MINTGSVDNMAVKVLVIAFLFLSLFGLNTGLYKIHHYVSDKMTSTYAQLYCQTYYSDLSTVSNEDLKLLSNNPQVTEDYYWIGLFRDSQNPSVWRWSGGEQATDVKWDNGQPEEKNENCAVVQKSSAKVHDVDCSWTTSFYCMEVFQLILVQQESTWEEALGYCRQNYYEFATLSSDLMMAQAKQESKSALTDDVWIGLRFLAGSWFWVNGEAFEYKAWSSKGDLQCPAMNQRCGVYNVKKQNWKPADCEQRLNFLCVEKLKNL, from the coding sequence ATGATAAACACTGGAAGCGTTGACAATATGGCAGTGAAGGTTTTGGTGATTGCATTTCTGTTCTTGAGTCTCTTTGGACTGAACACCGGCCTCTACAAAATTCACCATTATGTGAGTGATAAAATGACATCGACTTATGCACAACTTTACTGCCAAACATATTATAGTGACTTGTCCACCGTGAGCAATGAAGACCTGAAGCTACTCTCTAACAATCCACAAGTCACTGAAGATTATTACTGGATTGGACTATTTAGAGATTCCCAAAACCCATCAGTGTGGAGATGGAGCGGAGGAGAGCAGGCAACTGATGTCAAATGGGACAATGGACAACCGGAGGAAAAGAATGAAAATTGTGCTGTTGTTCAAAAATCCTCTGCTAAAGTGCATGATGTTGATTGCTCTTGGACTACATCATTTTATTGCATGGAGGTCTTTCAGCTGATCCTGGTTCAGCAGGAAAGCACGTGGGAGGAGGCATTGGGATATTGTAGACAAAACTATTATGAATTTGCTACTTTGAGCTCAGATTTGATGATGGCACAAGCGAAGCAAGAAAGTAAATCAGCCTTGACAGATGATGTATGGATCGGCCTGCGCTTTCTAGCCGGGAGCTGGTTTTGGGTGAATGGAGAGGCTTTTGAATATAAGGCCTGGTCTTCAAAAGGAGATCTTCAGTGTCCTGCTATGAATCAGAGATGTGGAGTTTATAACGTAAAGAAGCAGAATTGGAAACCTGCAGACTGCGAGCAGAGACTCAACTTTCTGTGTGTCGAGAAACTAaagaatttgtaa
- the LOC141375337 gene encoding putative C-type lectin domain family 20 member A isoform X1, with translation MKALATIILLSSLFNLTTSIFRKHFYVKKGMTWTEAQIHCMEDHDDLSIATYSELTVISQNPAITFGFYWIGLYRDSQSPSVWRWTGGKEATDIPWHTGQPDTLHEQCVAISKSSSTAYNMACLVPIPFFCMENFELILMQRRYTWDEALQYCRHNNMDLGHLISDVAMREAQNKSAPAQTRAVWMGLRFIVGQWLWVDGETVEYEAWSTEGELQCPVVDQRCGALDLKKMVWEPTNCDQRLNFLCVKRVKGTSEEDDD, from the coding sequence ATGAAGGCTTTGGCAACTATAATTCTCCTTTCAAGCCTCTTTAATCTGACCACCAGCATCTTCAGAAAACACTTTTATGTGAAGAAGGGAATGACGTGGACAGAAGCCCAGATACACTGCATGGAAGACCACGATGACCTATCCATCGCCACTTACTCCGAACTGACAGTGATTTCTCAAAATCCAGCAATCACATTCGGATTTTACTGGATCGGGCTTTACAGAGACTCCCAAAGCCCATCGGTGTGGAGATGGACTGGAGGTAAAGAAGCCACTGATATACCGTGGCACACCGGACAACCTGATACTTTACACGAACAATGCGTTGCGATCTCCAAATCCAGTAGCACAGCATACAATATGGCTTGTCTTGTACCGATACCGTTTTTCTGTATGGAGAACTTCGAGCTGATCCTGATGCAGCGGAGATATACTTGGGATGAGGCTTTGCAATACTGTAGACATAACAACATGGATCTGGGTCATCTGATTTCTGATGTGGCTATGAGGGAGGCGCAGAATAAAAGCGCTCCGGCCCAGACCCGTGCGGTTTGGATGGGTCTGCGCTTCATTGTGGGCCAGTGGCTTTGGGTGGACGGGGAAACTGTTGAATATGAAGCCTGGTCTACAGAGGGAGAGCTCCAGTGTCCGGTTGTGGATCAGAGATGCGGAGCTCTGGATTTAAAAAAGATGGTTTGGGAACCCACAAACTGTGATCAGAGACTAAACTTTCTGTGCGTCAAGAGAGTTAAAGGGACGTCTGAAGAAGATGATGATTGA
- the LOC141375337 gene encoding secretory phospholipase A2 receptor-like isoform X2 translates to MTWTEAQIHCMEDHDDLSIATYSELTVISQNPAITFGFYWIGLYRDSQSPSVWRWTGGKEATDIPWHTGQPDTLHEQCVAISKSSSTAYNMACLVPIPFFCMENFELILMQRRYTWDEALQYCRHNNMDLGHLISDVAMREAQNKSAPAQTRAVWMGLRFIVGQWLWVDGETVEYEAWSTEGELQCPVVDQRCGALDLKKMVWEPTNCDQRLNFLCVKRVKGTSEEDDD, encoded by the coding sequence ATGACGTGGACAGAAGCCCAGATACACTGCATGGAAGACCACGATGACCTATCCATCGCCACTTACTCCGAACTGACAGTGATTTCTCAAAATCCAGCAATCACATTCGGATTTTACTGGATCGGGCTTTACAGAGACTCCCAAAGCCCATCGGTGTGGAGATGGACTGGAGGTAAAGAAGCCACTGATATACCGTGGCACACCGGACAACCTGATACTTTACACGAACAATGCGTTGCGATCTCCAAATCCAGTAGCACAGCATACAATATGGCTTGTCTTGTACCGATACCGTTTTTCTGTATGGAGAACTTCGAGCTGATCCTGATGCAGCGGAGATATACTTGGGATGAGGCTTTGCAATACTGTAGACATAACAACATGGATCTGGGTCATCTGATTTCTGATGTGGCTATGAGGGAGGCGCAGAATAAAAGCGCTCCGGCCCAGACCCGTGCGGTTTGGATGGGTCTGCGCTTCATTGTGGGCCAGTGGCTTTGGGTGGACGGGGAAACTGTTGAATATGAAGCCTGGTCTACAGAGGGAGAGCTCCAGTGTCCGGTTGTGGATCAGAGATGCGGAGCTCTGGATTTAAAAAAGATGGTTTGGGAACCCACAAACTGTGATCAGAGACTAAACTTTCTGTGCGTCAAGAGAGTTAAAGGGACGTCTGAAGAAGATGATGATTGA